CCAGGGACAGAAGTCTGGTCGACTCAGTCAGCGGTAACCGTCGTTTTCTCTGTTGTCCTCGGACATGTCTAACCATATTTGGAGACGTGGTAAAGTGTCCTGTGGCATTGAATGCACCTTGATTTTGGCTGTCCTCCGAACGCATGTTTCTGTGCATAactctgcacacaaacacaacacacaaataaacatataATATACATAGTGCAGTATGTATTTGAACAAATGTTTGTTACCCTGTATATGGTTGTTACcctgtatagtatagtataagtactgtatagtatagtatagtataagtacagTATAATACTGCAGTGCTTTTAAGTTGCATATCCTgctttttgtttctgtttgtaCACATATATCATATCCAAACACAGTCAATATCATCTGTATGATATTtttatatgtgtttatgttgatTTGTCATGGACTGCGCAGGCAAGCGGCATGAGGTGGCTGTGGAGAGCGGCCTGGATGAGGACAAGGCCCTAGAGGTCCTGGCTCTCTTCGTCAGCATGAAGCCCCAGAGGCTGCCCGAGCAGGCCCGCAGCATAGTCAAGGAGTGCAAGGGTGAGTTCCGTCTCTGGACAGAGTGCAAAGTCCAGAGGAACGCGCTCTATCTGCCGCACACTGCCTCTGTTGgtttcacacacaagcacttgaGGAAGTGTGGGTGGAGTACTTCAAAGTCATCTCCAGTGGGGAAGTTACAAGATTGCAGCAAGACAAATCTCACATTGTTTTTGAAATCTCCTGTCTTTCTATCACATATCTgtattgtcttttttttaaatgcttgTTTCGTGAAAATATTTGTCAAAAGGAACATGTCTCAAATAATTGAGTGGtcagttaaaaaaaattgaTGCATCCCAAGAGCAATACTTGGGAACAAATTGAAAGTTTTGAATGATTTCTCAGTTCCCTCCAAAAGGAGAAATGAGCGCTTCTGTTACACAAGCACAGAACTTTTTTGTGCCTCTGAATAAAAAAGCAATTAATCAGATTAATCAGACCATTGCTCCACTGTTCCTTTCTTTGCACTTTGCACTAACCTTAAAAgtgcacacttttttttttagggtCAATTTCCtgtacatggattaagcctaatGCTAGACTTAGCATTTCTTTTCAATGGAGGCCTCCTTCGAAGCTCTTTTGTAGTCTAACACTATGCTTAATTCATACTAAACCAGCCTAAACTTTCTAAAGTGTAAACGCAcattataaatatattataaataaacttgacattGGACTTGAGCTggagcctctgtctctctgtgtgcaggTTCCCCGCTGGTTGTGTCCCTGATCGGGGCACTGTTGCGGGAGTTCCCTGACCGCTGGGACTACTACCTGCGCCAGCTGCAGAGAAAGCAGTTCAAGCGCATCAGGAAGTCGTCGTCGTACGACTACGAGGCACTGGACCAGGCCATGGACGCCAGTATCCAGGTGCTGGCTGAGGAACACCGGCAGCTCTACTCCGACCTCACCGTTCTTGAGAAGGACGTCAAAGTGCCCGCCAAGGTCTGAACACCCAAGAACATAACTCTACAACATGAATGGTCAAGGGACGTGGGTGCTAAGCCCAGTCAGTACTATTGAGATTAATGGACACccaaaaacatgactaagagcATGACTGGTCAAGTACTAGTGAGATGAAAGGAAAGAAGCAGTGTAGGAAATAGTTGTTCTCTGGCCATGCAGAGTTTTTTTGCATGACTACCTTTTGTGGCATGGGAGATTTCTTGATCAATGAGACCGCATGGTCAGTTTGATTTAACTTTGTTTTTTAAAGCCCTATTTGGACGCGATTAGGGGTTTTAGTCCCGTCTGAATGCGCCATGTCAGTAATTATTACGGACAATGTCAGTAAATATTACGACGGCCTTTATCTAATGTAAAACGCATCAGAAAAAATACCTCGGGTAATATAAATCTTGTGTGAATATTTTTTGAGCATGGAGGCGCTTGTAGAAGCACTTGGTAATAAATAATCAATAATGCAAAACAACCACAGGGTGATGATTTTCCCTGGTGGCCACTAATGTAATCGACAAGTAGGGTGAATTTGTGTGATATTTTTTCAGCTGTAGCCTGTAGAATGCCCGAGTCTCACCACAAGCATTTCATTGCAGCCTACAGTTGTCCTTGACATATTGAGCATATGACAATAAACTTGAAATTGACACTGAACTAATGAGTAAACATTACTCAGGCCATGTTGCATGCATGAATGCGATATCAGGAAGCAACGTAGCACACACATGGCGACAGGGAGGTGACAGCAGTGTGTAAATTGAGTTACCCCTTCCACTACTGGTAAACTACAAAGGTGTCTTAATCCCATGCAAATTGACCATTTATATTACAGACGTCCTTTGGCAAAATTACTTTACCCCACATCTCCATGTAAAACTAATCCCGTCTGAATAGGGCTTAAGTATATTTATAAAAATGATTgcaattttttttgtttgttgctgtgTTAGAAGTTTTACATCCATAGGCTGATATCTTGATGCCACATGACGTGATGTGATGCTTTTGAAAGATTCTGACAGTGACCACAGCAAATGAGCTATTTTACACCTTTAAGTTGATGTACTTGATTCTGTTCTGTATAGCAGTGGCtccatgtgtgatgtgtggcatgttgttgttgttgttgttgttgttgttctgctCAGGTGCTGTCGGTGCTTTGGGATctggagctggaggaggtggaggacgtTCTGCAGGAGTTTGTCAACAAGTCGCTGCTGTTCCGCGACTGCAACCAGCGGCCGTACCTCTACTACCTCCACGACCTGCAGCTGGACTTCCTGTCCGAGCTCAACCGCACACGCCTCGCTGTGAGTCCCACTAccactcaccctctcactcgttctttctctctttttctctctttctttctctcacatacacacaccttgcaGTGCAAGTCTCACTACTACTCATTCACTaactttatctctttctctctctctctctctctctctctctctctctctctcgtgtacACGCCTCACTAATCTTACTaccactcactgtgtgtgtgtgtgtgtgtgtgtgtgtgtgtgtgtgtgtgcccgtgtccATAGGAGCTGCACACTAAGGTTGTCCGACAGTACCAGAAGTACTACAAGACAGAGTCGCCCGTCTCTGGTGACGTAGAGAGTCTCTACTGGCTGCGCTTCCTGACCTATCACATGGCCAAAGCCGGCCTATCAAAGGTAGTCTTCCCCTAAACCACAACATATTGGGAGAGTGCCTCTCTGTCAGCCATTTTGTTTTCTCTTATTGTGTCCCTCTCTGTACAGCATTTTTTTTCATGCAAATGATTATAGGTCTGCTACAAGGTGATGACGAAACCAATCTTTTGTTTACTTGCTGTCTGATTTGTGTTTTTGATATGTGGACTGATATGTTCTTTTAAGCATTAACGGTGCTGTACCGTCTCTGTTGATGTCCTCAGGAGTTGTACTCCCTCATGTTTTCTCTGAACTGGGTCAGAACCAAGGCTCAGCTCATGGGCCCGGCCCATCTGATCAATGACTATGTGGAGTATGCAGCCAAACTGGACGAAGAGGTCAGTTTGCGTGGCGCTGCTGCTCTTCCCCTTACATGGTCTGCATGTGTGAGACAGTTAGGGTTGGAGTCCAGGGAGGCTGGAAACAACAGAATTAGATCTTAGTTATGGCACTTCTTTTTTCTTGTTTCTTCCCTCATATTCTCTATTTCTcatcctctactctactctctcctttttcctccatccctctctcttcctctatccgtctctctctccatctcgctccctttctctctccgtctcccttgccctccttctttctctgtccctctctctctctctctctctctcttagctgTACCACAGTGTTGGCGCAGTTGGAGTGGTGGTGAGGGTAGCTTTTAAAAGTGTTTATTATCACATATTATTATCACACATTATAACACATGGTTCAGTAAAGGGGTGTGAtctagtttctctctctctctctctctctctctctgtcttcgtCTCCCTCTCCCTAACAGAACGGTGAGGTGAGGGGTCAGTTCCAGGAGTTCCTGTCTCTGAATGGGCACCAGCTGGAGCAGCGGCCATTCCCCGACGTGGTGCAGCTGGCCCTCTCGCAGCCCGACTCCTCCGAGGTGTACCGGCAGGCCAGGATGCAGGCACAGCAGAGGGCCCAGAAGGGGGCGCTCTACCTCGACTGGGTGTACGTGCAatacagatgtgttttttttcggATGGGAGGGTGTATTTGAAGCATGTGGTTTAGTTGTATACATGGGTACAGTAACGCAAAGAAACGTACACCTCCTAAACAGATGACTCGTATGACTGATTTGTTAGGAGAGTGTCATAGGCCTCATAAGGTTCACCACTTCCTTTTCCCAGCTTGGTCTCTAAACCACACCACAGGACAGTAGtcacgtttacatggacacttctaTACCGATTAGAAACAGAATAACGGCTCGATCGGAATAAAATTATCATATAAACACCTCGGACTGAAAATTCCTGATCCGATCAGAATTTTAATcggaatgaaagaggtggtgtagtCCGCTCCTATTCCGAATGAACAGCCATTCATATGGTCATTCGGATGGTCATTCAGATTGACTGCTGTATCTTCTCAAGGAAAGATACCAAAAGATACCAAAAGCAACAACGGctatcaaagattctaaagcgcTTTAGAGCACCTGATTGGAATAGAACGTTCTATGTAAACAGACGGCACATGTTTTAATCGGAATAGTTTAAtcgaaatgacaaaaaaactgtccatgtaaacgtggctaGTGATTGTTATGTTGCTTTAAGCATGAGGCTCAGTTTAGGCTTAAGGCTCAGTTTAAACAGTAGTGATAAAAGTCAAGTTAGGTGTATGATATTACTTTTAGTAGCCTTTGTCAGGTTCAGTCGACAGCTAATCTTTCAATGCAAGGGTCATGGTTGCTATATTGTTCAGCCTAGTACAGGAAACATGACGTGTGTCATTTCTGAAGTTCAAGTTAGCGCTGATAAAAGAACATGCTTGCTTCATTACTACTACCATGGACAGCTCCTTGACATTGGCTTGATTACTCTTGGTGTAGTGATGATGGTGTTGTCTGTTGATCAGTAATAAGAAGAGCCTGGAGAGTCTGTCTCGGTTGGTGCTGCAGCCCCACCAGGGTGTGGTCTACTTCGCCTGCTTCTCCCACGACGGCAGCAAGATCGCCTCCTGTGGGGAGAGCAAGACACTGCGGGTAGAGGagacttttttttccctccttctccccaTTCATTCATATGTACtaaaccaagtgtgtgtgtgtgtgtgtgtgtgtgtgtgtgtgtgtgtgtgtgtgtgtgtgtgtgtgtgtgtgtgtgagagaaagatagagagagtgtgagatgtGTTTTAGAGACTTAGTGTAATTTTAGAATTAGTGTACTTTTGATGTGTTGACTTGTGATGttctattctgtgtgtgtgtgtgtgtgtgataggtgtTTAAGAGCAGCAGTGGGGAGAAACTGCTGGAGATCCAGGCTGGTGATGAGGAGGTGTTGTGCTGTGCCTTCTCTCCTGATGGCCGGCTCATTGCCACCTGCTCCAGTAACCGCAAGATCAAGGTTCCGTCTGTTACACAGCACTACTGTAGTGCCATTTGATGTGTTGTATATTAAGCAATATGTAAGATTAAATTAGAGAACTTCTTATGactttactgtatgtgtctcttattctgattttctgtttctctctctctctctctttctctctctctctctctctctctctctctgtccgtccgtctgtgtgtgtgtgtgtctgtgtgtgtgtgtgtgtgtgtgtgtgtgtgtgtgtgtgtgtgtgtgtgtgtgtgtgtgtgtgtgtgtgtgctctctagGTATGGAATGCGGAGCGAGGGACTCTGATGAGGGCATTTGATGAGGAGTACGACGAGCAGATCAACCACTGTCAGTTCACCAACACGCGACACCGCCTCCTACTGGCCACCTGCTCTAATGACATGTTCATGAACACCAAGGCAAGACCACCATCTCAACATGGACATTTGCACTCCCATGACATGCTTAAATGACATgcttttctctacctctctgacAGTCTCTCTGCAACACTTCttatcttcctctttctctctctttctatctttctctctccttctctctctcgctgtctttgCCGGCTGGTGATTTTAatgttatatgtttttttttgtgtgagagagaaagttagAGAATAGTTTAATAATCCTcttgccctttctctctcctactttctctctgtttctctcaccatctctctctatctctctctctctctctctctctctctctctctctctctctctctctctctcttctccttcattCCCCCTACAGCTGTGGAACCTGAATAAGCCGTCTTCCCAGAACACCATGTTTGGACACACCGATGCGGTCAACCACTGCTGCTTCTCCCCTGATGATAAGTACCTGGCCACCTCCTCCAGTGACGGCACTCTCAAGGTGGGCACccgcccccaacccccccaccacacagcGCCACACAGCGCCATCCACTCCAAAAATACCTGTTTGATTTGAACAGCAATGTTGAAACGGTgcatgtatatacagtataaagtctccctttctttctttccttctttccttttttctttctttcttcctttctttttttcccttttttctttcctttttttctttctttctctctttctctctctctctctctctctctctctctctctctccaaatagcCATTTgtcctcaggtgtgtgtgtatatgactgtgtgtgtgtgtttgatcctGTTTGATTAGCCTTAACAGAGCTGCGGGAAATGCTGCTCAGTTTAGAGCTATTGTAATTATCACATTTTAGCAATGTGCCCTTTAAATGGTTTAGACTGATGGTGTTGTTTCCATTGCTGTGAAGAGCTTTGATTTGGTACTGTAAACATGATCCGTTGTGACTTCTGACTCGGATCTGCAGATGTTTGAGGTAACCTCCGCAAATGAGTGGAAGTCCATCGCTGTGAGCGACCACTTCTCGGAGACGGACCAGGAGACAGGCGTCATGGTCACATGCAGCACGTGGTCTGCTGACGGCACTCGCATCATCTGTGCTGCTAAGAACGCCGTctttgtgagtgtctgtgtgtttccatgtgtgtgtgtgtgtgtgtctgtgtgcctccgtgtatgtgtgtgtgtgtgtggtttgtgtgtttgtgtctttttctgtgtttgtgtgagtctatttgtatgtatgtggctgtgtgcatatgtgctggatttccctgtgtgtgtgtgtgtgtgtgtgtgtgtgtgtgtgtgtgtgtgtgtgtgtgatattataAGTGAGTTGGCATGTATAACTTCTGTCTTGTGTTAGTGACACTTCTTTGCGTGGGATGAGTGACCGCATGTCCCCCACAGAGCTCCACGTCCCTTACAGAGAGAGACGTGTGTTAGGTGTGAAGAGAGTAggcaggctttgacagagtgagacatgatatatacagtataatgcattcctttgtgtgtgtgtgtgtgtgtgtgtgtgtgtgtgtgtgtgtgtgtgtgtgtgtgtgtgtgtgtgtgtgtgttagaagatACCAAGCCTTTTTGTTAATGGTTTttgcttgtatgtatgtgtgtgtgtgtgtgtgtgggtgggtgtttgaaAATGTTTCCTGCAGAGTTTGCCTTCTCATCCTGTTGTGTTACAGTGGTAAGGTGTGGGGATAAGCCAGCACACTGTTGTGGTTCTGAAgttttctttattattttatatatataacgGCACTGCTGCTtctagagcttttgagatataGACACTGTTCCAACTCTGAAACGTCCGTACTGAACCAGCGTAAGGCACCTGTAGAAATGATTGCACTGACCCTTGTCGCAAAGTGctttaaaatctttttttttatatggcaAATAGATTTTCTGTACAGTATATCTAGCCAGTACCAGCTGCAGATCAAGTAAAAAAGATtttaaaagaaagagggaaaaatcTGTAGTCCAGGGTCAGATAAAGGTCAGCTCACTATAGGACAGTGCCAGTGACTAAACAACAAGCACAGTGACTGAtgtttttggcctcaatgtgtatgagtttgtttgtgtatgcatttgttAAATATGTGTGGGCCAGTTTACATGTGTGATTTTCTGGGTATCTTgtttgttaggtgtgtgtgtcctgcatgcatgtgtgtgtctgtgttcgtgtgtgtacatcagggttgtgcacaattcgaattgcaattctgcttcctgtttgctacctcaattgaaatgcaagtgaaattcaagaattgaattggaattaaaaagccagtttcaattcaattctggaattttgcgcAAGCCaggtttatatatgtgtgtgtgtgtgtgtgtgtggctgtaatTCATGGTTGAGCAAACACTCGTAGCCTGTACAGATGCTCAGGCAGTGATCCCTACAGCTGATAGGTATTATTACAGTACATCTTAACAGTatcaaggtcacacacacacaaacagtgctaTTAACTGCCTTACTAAGTCCTTCTTAGCCAAAAAGAGAAATACAACCCAAAAACCAACAGGATCATGAGCTAGACAGTGTTAGTGGCTTTCTTATCCACTGCCATGATGTAATGCTAACAGTCAATCAGCAGAGTATTGACATGCGCATGTCCATCATAACTGTCAAAAGTGATTACACGCTTCATTAACTACTGTTGATTACAAATGGAACTGTGATGGAGAGGGTAATTGAAAAATAACCTGAAAGGAAGATTCAGTTTATTGGTTATACTGATTGGTTTTCTCATTAATTGATTAGGTGTGATTGATGGCTAATTTATTGAATTGACTGATTTGACTCGGAGCCCGTGACTGATGTGTTCatttggtgtggtgtgtgtgtgtgcaggtgtttgACGTGGCCAGTGCAGACCTGGTGTGTGAGATCCGTACCAGTCGGCTGAGCACCGTCCAGTTCTGCCACGCTTGCCCCAGTAGCCAGCTGCTGGCCATCGCACTGTCACACTATGCCGTggaggtacgtgtgtgtgtgtgtgtgtgtgtgtgtgtgtgtgtgtgtgtgtgtgcatgtgtgtgtgcgcacatcaCTAAGGATATCATTTAGCGCACAAAAGTATCTCATGTCAGTAATTTATTTAAGAGTTATTGTATCAAAGCATCATCGTTGAGGCCCCCATGGCTTCAGTTCCTCTGTTTACGCCTGTGTTTGACATGGATAGAGTTGTTAGTGGGGTTTGGTCCATGCTACCTTTTCTCATTCTAGCCCAGGTTTTCAGAACCCATGTGAACATAGTCCATGTAAACACAGTACAGTATCTCTAGTAGCATTACCGCCCTTTCATTGTTTAACACtcttttaactgtgtgtgtgtgtgtgtgtgtggtagctgTGGGATTTTGAATCCAATAAGAAGATGGCCGACTGTAGCGGTCACCTGAGCTGGGTGCGCTGCGTGCAGTTCTCTCCTGATGGATCACAACTCCTCTCCTGCTCCGATGACCAGACCatcagggtacacacacacacacactctctctctctctcacacatacacacacacacacacacacacacacacacacatctctgcctCACTCATTAATGAAAAACATACTTCCCTGCAACTTTTTGTTTCGtaatgattttcttttttaaaagaatCTTGACAAAGTAAGACGGTGcatgtagtctctctctctctctctctcactctctctctctctctctctctctctatctatctatctatctatctatctatctatctatctatctatctatctatctatctatctatctctctctctctctctctctctctctctctctctctctctctctctctctctctctctctctctctctctctctctctctcctctctctctctctctctctctctgtgtctttatcTGTGTCTATCCTGGCTCTCCGCCTCTCTGAATTTTCTGGTTCCTTGTACTCCCCATCTCAGTCTTGTTAGTGTATTAGAGGTGCTATTTgactcagggtgtgtgtgtgtgtgtgtgttttctcactCCCTGCAGCTGTGGGAGACTAAAAAGGTTCACACCCTCGTCCGCTGTCTCCCTCAAGAGGGACTCTGACGCGCTCTTCACCAACGGTGACATTACAATGGTTACCGCCGACAAGCGCAACTGTCTACAGGTACATGAACGGACATTATTTTGTCAAGCCATAGGACATTCAGTCATGATGACTAGAATATTTGCATGTAGGAGTATGcataatcgtgtgtgtgtgtgtgtgtgtgtgttgtgtgtgtgtgtgttgtgtgcaggtACTGAGCGGGCACACAGGTTCTGTAGTGTTCGAGTCAGAGAAGCAGGAGTCCAGAATCCGCTGCACCTGCATCTGCAGACAGCCTGCTGTTGTAGCCCTGGGTAGAAAGGATGGAGTTGTGaaggtagaacacacacacacacacacccaccaacacacacaagcatgcatgcatgtttttaTGTTAAAGTAATGGCtttaaactcattttgatgatgTGTTGACTTATAATAGACAGATTTGTGTCTGTCACTATTGATGCGTGGCCAGAACACACTACGCTCGGAGTGACCAGTGTTGCATTATGCAGCCCTGTTGTTCTGATCACGAATATGACCCTTTCCATCAGTTCACAACTAATTGGGTAGCCCATTAGCACTAAATGGATACCCAGTATGTTGGTAATTGATAAAGAGGAGAATAATTCCTACATTAAACACAAGTGCACATTTACAGACCTACAGTTCACCCATTTCCAAATCCATTTTCAGTGTAATTCCAGCCAGTGTTTTGATGAACTGTTGTACCGTTGAGTTGTGATACCTAGGTCAACCACACAGGCACATTTGAAAGATAAAAACATCACAAACCGAATGCTTGAACAAGAACGCCTGTAGTTTTATGCTACCTCGGCTAGACTTTCCAAATCCGTGTCCAGTTCACTTCTCTCTGATTTCCCCCCAAATCTGTGTCCGTGCCACTGAGATAGGAGGTCAGGCTGGGGTGCTGGCTCGTGCTGGACCGTGGTGGGCTGTGGGTAAAAATAATTGTCACCTTGCTTGAGGATGTTTTGTGTGGCTCTCTGTAATGAGAGGTGACACAGTTGACATCCTGAGAGACGCATCAGGGTGACACCAACAACagcttgtgtctctctctctctctctctctctctctctctctctctctctctctcctctcacctgtTTTGCAACCCTCCTATCTCTTCCTGTTCTTTTCCTCCATGTTTTCTTCCTTTTGTCTCTAACTAACACACTGTATGCCAGTCTGTATTTCTCTCCCCACTATCcctgtcctttctctctttctcttttctctctctctctctttctctctctctctctctctctgattaatGAGCTGTTAGC
This portion of the Alosa sapidissima isolate fAloSap1 chromosome 22, fAloSap1.pri, whole genome shotgun sequence genome encodes:
- the apaf1 gene encoding LOW QUALITY PROTEIN: apoptotic protease-activating factor 1 (The sequence of the model RefSeq protein was modified relative to this genomic sequence to represent the inferred CDS: deleted 1 base in 1 codon): MEERARSLLLRSRSSLEADIKANYLMDHMISDGVLTADEEERVRNKSTRKEQAAALLEVLLRKDNRAYISFYNALVRESYGDLASLLHPALPQVSPEGEKSFSDGSTALVQVMLSEGGVPQRPVVFVSRPSLLNQVRAKLYLLQTGPGWVTVYGMAGSGKSVLAAETVRDHALITECFPDGVQWVSVGQERSDLLGRMQSLCFRLEQSQSPETCHRPPCSLEEAKERLRFLMLRRYPRSLLILDDVWDSSVLKTFDIQCRVLLTTRDRSLVDSVSGKRHEVAVESGLDEDKALEVLALFVSMKPQRLPEQARSIVKECKGSPLVVSLIGALLREFPDRWDYYLRQLQRKQFKRIRKSSSYDYEALDQAMDASIQVLAEEHRQLYSDLTVLEKDVKVPAKVLSVLWDLELEEVEDVLQEFVNKSLLFRDCNQRPYLYYLHDLQLDFLSELNRTRLAELHTKVVRQYQKYYKTESPVSGDVESLYWLRFLTYHMAKAGLSKELYSLMFSLNWVRTKAQLMGPAHLINDYVEYAAKLDEELYHSVGAVGVVNGEVRGQFQEFLSLNGHQLEQRPFPDVVQLALSQPDSSEVYRQARMQAQQRAQKGALYLDWVNKKSLESLSRLVLQPHQGVVYFACFSHDGSKIASCGESKTLRVFKSSSGEKLLEIQAGDEEVLCCAFSPDGRLIATCSSNRKIKVWNAERGTLMRAFDEEYDEQINHCQFTNTRHRLLLATCSNDMFMNTKLWNLNKPSSQNTMFGHTDAVNHCCFSPDDKYLATSSSDGTLKMFEVTSANEWKSIAVSDHFSETDQETGVMVTCSTWSADGTRIICAAKNAVFVFDVASADLVCEIRTSRLSTVQFCHACPSSQLLAIALSHYAVELWDFESNKKMADCSGHLSWVRCVQFSPDGSQLLSCSDDQTIRLWETKKVTPSSAVSLKRDSDALFTNGDITMVTADKRNCLQVLSGHTGSVVFESEKQESRIRCTCICRQPAVVALGRKDGVVKAERLTASQFLRSIGRRALQMLSSHRAFVLALGLETGTVQVLEVPSGETLATLSGHTKTVFHCQFTEDGQQLITSSEDTTIRVWKWQTGECLVLKGHTESVRRFSILPSSSSSPALLSWSFDGTIKVWNMDTGEKQQDITGHHGAILACDVSPDGRRFATTSADMTAKVWSCESWELVLTLNGHKECVRSCRFSGDNRRLATGDDNGEIRLWNMLDGSLLKVCCRGNKDAMDSQHGGWVTDLHFSPDSKVLVSTGGYIKWWNVEKGEALQTFYTTGANLKRVHVSPDFSTFVTIDNIGILYILKKVE